The Desulfosporosinus acidiphilus SJ4 genome has a window encoding:
- a CDS encoding methyl-accepting chemotaxis protein: protein MEEKHLQQFIELMPILNEVMQDDITIIVFDLRKEIIAAYAPGELKMPSKVGDPIKNMETYNFVKKSKKQLPSVVPKRFFGIPAKGLLTPVFDDKGEVVAIVSVSKSIEKETRIEESTTKLFSSMEQLNASIEEVASSSQQLSTFIKEIDEFSLETENKIKAIDSIIEDIKNISKQSNLLALNASIEAARAGEAGRGFSVVATEMGKFSGLSKESTEKVARSLLDIKGAIELISGRINKTYLSSENQAAATEEIAALTDEIISIAKQLSVIAKVHTVEEIMNNK from the coding sequence ATGGAAGAAAAACACCTTCAACAATTTATAGAGTTAATGCCAATCTTAAATGAGGTTATGCAGGATGATATCACCATAATTGTATTTGATCTTCGAAAAGAAATTATCGCCGCTTATGCACCGGGTGAACTTAAAATGCCCTCAAAAGTTGGGGACCCAATTAAAAATATGGAAACTTATAATTTTGTTAAGAAAAGTAAAAAGCAATTACCGTCGGTGGTTCCCAAAAGATTTTTTGGAATTCCTGCCAAAGGTCTTCTCACCCCAGTCTTTGACGACAAAGGAGAAGTTGTTGCCATTGTATCTGTTTCTAAGAGTATAGAAAAAGAGACAAGAATTGAAGAAAGTACTACAAAGCTCTTTTCTTCTATGGAACAATTAAACGCAAGTATAGAGGAGGTTGCTTCGAGTTCCCAGCAATTATCAACTTTTATTAAAGAAATTGATGAGTTTAGCTTGGAAACAGAAAACAAAATTAAGGCCATTGACAGTATCATTGAGGATATAAAAAATATATCTAAACAGTCTAATCTCCTTGCCTTAAACGCGTCAATAGAGGCAGCAAGAGCGGGTGAGGCCGGGAGAGGATTTAGTGTCGTTGCAACAGAAATGGGCAAATTCTCGGGCCTTAGCAAGGAATCGACTGAAAAGGTTGCCAGGTCCCTTTTGGATATAAAGGGGGCCATTGAATTAATCAGCGGAAGGATTAATAAAACATACCTTTCGTCGGAAAACCAAGCTGCTGCTACTGAGGAGATTGCTGCTCTGACAGATGAAATTATATCAATTGCGAAGCAGTTATCGGTGATTGCAAAGGTTCATACAGTTGAAGAAATCATGAATAATAAATGA
- a CDS encoding MFS transporter, translating into METRLKKSIINLYGLPSFGFQLFVSMEVFYFAAFLTDYAKLPMALAGSVLMITSIFDILWVPTAGVILEKSNMKWGKYRSWLLVGPPFAALFFILQFSKIGSPTLNAIIITLGFVISHLIWNIYYGGHIALNSSMTTVREERIAMASNRGMFNSLGAISFSLIGMPMILALGKGNPPMGYTLTVVCTGAVMIISYYVLFFMTKDYAFHGTAVSTGKSEEKMSIGEMLKQIVVNPPLIGLMLGELGRYLGRFVIFGLAFYYFKYVVNNLAAITIFMTGLNVVTFFGAAITNPLAKKIGERNTYILSLLIFIIGLLAVWALPMNYISFMVIMFIAYLGYGMPDALGVAMYSATVDYGEWKTGKNARGFIMSLISFPIKAAILVRSVIITAVLAGAGYVANMKPTPVLANGIKDGIALVPAIIMLIGLLFIVLLYKITPAKLVQLQKEIADRNA; encoded by the coding sequence ATGGAGACGCGTTTGAAGAAGTCGATTATTAATCTTTACGGTTTGCCATCCTTCGGATTTCAATTGTTTGTAAGTATGGAAGTATTTTATTTCGCGGCGTTTTTAACGGATTATGCCAAGCTGCCAATGGCCCTGGCCGGCAGCGTATTGATGATTACAAGTATCTTCGATATCTTATGGGTTCCTACTGCAGGAGTAATCTTGGAAAAGAGCAATATGAAATGGGGAAAATACCGTTCATGGCTGCTAGTGGGACCTCCTTTTGCCGCATTATTCTTTATTCTGCAATTTTCTAAGATCGGCTCTCCGACACTCAACGCTATTATTATTACTCTTGGATTTGTCATAAGTCATTTAATTTGGAACATTTACTACGGGGGACATATCGCCTTGAACTCCTCAATGACCACTGTCAGAGAAGAAAGAATTGCTATGGCATCAAACAGGGGGATGTTTAATTCGTTAGGGGCCATTAGCTTTTCCTTGATCGGTATGCCGATGATTTTGGCTTTAGGTAAAGGCAATCCTCCGATGGGATATACGCTTACCGTTGTATGTACCGGCGCCGTTATGATTATTTCTTATTATGTATTGTTCTTTATGACCAAAGACTACGCTTTCCATGGTACTGCAGTGTCAACAGGTAAATCTGAAGAGAAAATGTCCATCGGCGAGATGCTTAAACAGATCGTTGTCAATCCGCCACTCATTGGGCTAATGTTAGGTGAACTTGGAAGGTATTTAGGACGGTTTGTTATTTTCGGCCTGGCCTTCTATTATTTTAAATATGTCGTTAATAATTTAGCAGCGATTACGATTTTCATGACAGGACTCAACGTGGTAACCTTTTTTGGAGCAGCAATAACAAATCCCCTTGCCAAAAAGATTGGAGAACGAAATACTTATATTTTGTCGCTCTTAATATTTATCATCGGGTTGTTGGCAGTATGGGCACTGCCGATGAATTATATTTCCTTCATGGTAATAATGTTCATCGCCTATCTGGGATATGGGATGCCCGATGCTTTAGGTGTTGCGATGTATTCGGCGACGGTTGATTACGGTGAATGGAAAACAGGAAAGAACGCAAGAGGTTTTATCATGTCTTTAATCAGTTTCCCCATTAAGGCAGCTATCCTTGTGAGAAGTGTTATAATCACTGCTGTTCTTGCCGGAGCGGGATATGTAGCCAATATGAAGCCTACTCCGGTACTGGCAAATGGCATAAAGGACGGAATTGCGTTAGTTCCTGCAATTATCATGCTCATAGGGTTGTTATTTATCGTTCTCCTATATAAAATCACACCTGCGAAACTCGTACAATTACAGAAGGAAATTGCTGACAGAAATGCCTAG
- the meaB gene encoding methylmalonyl Co-A mutase-associated GTPase MeaB, with protein sequence MNREALDQWIARLLAKDRRAAAKIISWVEDGLDREYIMSSILKTIKNNLVVGITGPPGAGKSSLVEALTILYRAKNERVGIVAVDPSSPYSGGAILGDRIRMQAHGTDRDVFIRSLGTRGHLGGVTRSTLDILHILECAGYERLLLETVGVGQSELEIMQMSDTVVVVLNPGTGDGIQAIKAGIMEVADIFVINKADLPGSDRMKNDIEMMLNLSCDGKSWRPPVVMTSVVNNTGLETLLAKIEDHQTYLLESGQRIERHKERLRLEVWRQWEDKTLAVFNMAWEAAKGKLMDCDYENPYELTHNLWKECFKEDKGDEG encoded by the coding sequence TTGAATAGAGAAGCACTTGATCAATGGATTGCTCGTCTTTTGGCAAAAGATCGTCGGGCAGCCGCCAAAATTATTTCTTGGGTTGAAGACGGTTTAGACCGAGAGTATATTATGTCTTCAATTTTAAAAACCATTAAAAATAACTTAGTGGTGGGGATAACAGGGCCTCCAGGGGCAGGAAAAAGCTCCTTGGTTGAAGCGTTGACAATACTTTACCGGGCTAAAAATGAAAGAGTTGGGATTGTGGCAGTAGATCCCAGCAGCCCGTATTCAGGAGGAGCGATATTAGGAGACCGTATTCGCATGCAGGCTCATGGTACGGATAGGGATGTTTTTATCCGCAGTTTGGGCACGCGAGGACATCTTGGGGGTGTTACACGTTCCACGTTAGATATCTTGCACATTTTAGAATGTGCCGGGTATGAGCGTCTGCTTTTGGAAACGGTGGGTGTTGGTCAGTCGGAACTTGAAATTATGCAAATGTCAGACACGGTGGTGGTTGTGCTTAATCCTGGAACAGGAGACGGAATCCAAGCTATTAAAGCGGGAATCATGGAAGTAGCAGATATTTTTGTCATTAATAAAGCGGATTTGCCGGGGTCTGATCGGATGAAAAATGATATTGAAATGATGTTAAATTTGAGTTGCGATGGGAAGAGTTGGCGCCCTCCGGTTGTCATGACAAGTGTTGTTAATAATACAGGGCTGGAAACATTATTAGCAAAGATTGAAGATCATCAAACTTATTTACTCGAATCGGGACAAAGGATTGAGCGCCATAAAGAGCGCTTACGCCTTGAGGTCTGGCGTCAGTGGGAAGATAAAACTCTGGCAGTCTTTAACATGGCTTGGGAAGCTGCAAAAGGGAAGTTAATGGATTGTGATTATGAAAATCCTTATGAATTGACTCACAATCTTTGGAAAGAGTGTTTTAAGGAGGATAAAGGAGATGAAGGATAA
- a CDS encoding acyl-CoA mutase large subunit family protein — protein MKDNFLRWKATYDAQKERNYSFMTVSSVPIDPLYAPGHMAEINYEEDLGNPGVYPYTRGVRPNMYRGRLWTMRQFAGFATAKESNERYKFLLEQGQTGLSVAFDMPTIMGYDSDHPRAFGEVGRVGVAIDSLADMEILFKDIPLDKVSTSMTINAPASIVWSMYIVAAEKQGVPAHKLTGTIQNDILKEYIAQKSWIFPPEPSLRLITDIFGFAKEHVPKWNTISISGYHIREAGATALQELAFTLADGFAYVEAGIKAGLDVDDFAPRLSFFFNSHTDFFEEIAKYRAARRIWARHMKEKYGAKKEESLLLRFHTQTAGCSLTGQQPENNIVRTAYQAMAAVMGGTQSLHTNSMDEVLALPTQKSVQIALRTQQILAYETGVVNTIDPLAGSYFVETLTNQMEEGAEEYFRKIDELGGVLEAIRKNFFQQEIADAAYRYQQEIESKDRIIVGVNEFINEGKAEIDLLKIDPEVERAQVRGLQALKQSRDNLRVQTTLEGLKQAALETDNLVPKILDAVRAYATEGEMIAVLKDVFGEYREQAVF, from the coding sequence ATGAAGGATAATTTCCTGCGTTGGAAAGCAACCTACGATGCTCAGAAGGAGCGAAACTATTCGTTTATGACTGTTTCAAGTGTTCCTATTGATCCGCTCTATGCTCCCGGGCATATGGCAGAGATCAATTACGAGGAAGACTTGGGAAATCCCGGAGTATACCCTTATACTCGAGGTGTCCGTCCCAATATGTATCGCGGCCGGCTATGGACCATGCGACAGTTTGCAGGTTTTGCTACAGCGAAAGAATCTAATGAACGGTATAAGTTTTTGCTCGAACAGGGTCAAACAGGGTTGAGTGTTGCTTTTGATATGCCCACCATCATGGGATATGATTCGGATCACCCCCGTGCGTTCGGGGAGGTTGGCCGGGTGGGTGTGGCAATCGACTCGCTGGCTGACATGGAAATATTGTTTAAGGATATCCCCCTTGATAAAGTCAGTACCTCTATGACTATCAATGCCCCGGCGTCTATTGTTTGGTCCATGTATATTGTCGCTGCCGAAAAGCAGGGCGTTCCCGCTCATAAGCTAACCGGAACTATCCAGAATGATATTCTTAAAGAATACATAGCCCAAAAGTCATGGATCTTTCCTCCCGAACCGTCTTTGCGCCTTATCACCGATATCTTTGGTTTTGCTAAAGAACATGTTCCTAAGTGGAATACTATCAGTATCAGCGGCTATCACATACGAGAAGCAGGAGCAACCGCGCTCCAGGAGCTTGCTTTTACCCTAGCCGATGGATTTGCTTATGTTGAAGCAGGTATCAAGGCCGGTTTGGATGTTGACGATTTTGCGCCTCGGTTATCGTTCTTCTTCAATTCTCATACGGATTTTTTTGAAGAAATCGCCAAATATCGAGCCGCTCGTCGGATTTGGGCGCGTCATATGAAGGAGAAGTATGGCGCCAAAAAAGAAGAAAGCTTATTATTGCGTTTCCATACCCAAACGGCCGGTTGTTCTCTGACCGGACAACAACCTGAGAATAATATCGTGAGAACTGCCTATCAGGCAATGGCGGCAGTCATGGGTGGAACCCAATCTTTGCATACCAATTCCATGGATGAGGTCTTAGCATTACCGACTCAAAAATCCGTCCAAATTGCTCTCAGAACCCAGCAAATCCTCGCTTATGAAACAGGTGTAGTGAATACCATTGATCCTTTAGCCGGTTCATATTTTGTAGAAACCCTGACAAATCAGATGGAGGAGGGAGCAGAGGAATACTTCCGGAAAATTGATGAATTGGGCGGGGTACTGGAAGCCATTCGGAAGAACTTCTTCCAGCAGGAAATTGCTGATGCGGCCTACCGCTATCAACAAGAGATAGAAAGCAAAGACCGAATTATTGTCGGTGTTAATGAATTTATCAATGAAGGGAAAGCAGAAATCGATTTACTGAAAATTGATCCGGAGGTTGAAAGGGCTCAAGTACGCGGGCTTCAGGCGCTGAAACAAAGCCGTGATAATCTCCGAGTCCAAACCACCTTAGAAGGCTTAAAGCAAGCAGCTCTGGAAACAGACAATTTAGTGCCTAAAATCCTTGATGCCGTGCGGGCTTATGCCACAGAAGGGGAAATGATCGCTGTTCTTAAAGACGTCTTCGGAGAGTATCGCGAACAAGCTGTATTTTAG
- a CDS encoding methyltetrahydrofolate cobalamin methyltransferase, which translates to MIIIGEKINGTIPSVKKAIEQRDAEFIRSLAVKQTEAGADYLDVCASTAPDVEADTLLWLMDIVQDTVDTPLCIDSPNPRVIEKVFPYARRPGVINSVSEEGGKCEIIYPLIRGTEWEVIALTCDNRGIPRDVQTRVDITKIMVDKASMYDITPDRIHIDPLVMALSADNQSLLNFIETLKEVKILYPTIKVTSGLSNISFGMPLRKVVNQHFLTLAIEAGMDSAILDPCNRDMVTTMYITNALLGKDRLCRNYLTAYRKNKIGPVKVDAI; encoded by the coding sequence ATGATTATCATTGGCGAAAAAATTAACGGAACTATACCGAGCGTTAAAAAAGCCATAGAGCAAAGAGATGCGGAGTTTATCCGCAGCCTCGCTGTAAAGCAGACAGAAGCAGGCGCGGATTATCTTGATGTATGTGCTAGTACTGCTCCGGACGTCGAAGCAGACACGTTATTATGGTTAATGGACATTGTCCAAGACACTGTGGATACGCCTTTATGTATTGACAGCCCAAATCCAAGAGTTATTGAGAAAGTCTTTCCGTATGCCAGGCGGCCAGGAGTTATTAACTCAGTATCAGAAGAAGGTGGGAAATGCGAAATCATTTACCCGCTCATTAGAGGAACAGAGTGGGAAGTTATTGCACTGACTTGTGACAATAGAGGCATACCAAGGGATGTCCAAACAAGAGTTGATATTACCAAAATCATGGTTGATAAGGCTTCGATGTATGACATCACCCCTGATCGAATTCACATCGATCCCCTGGTCATGGCTTTATCAGCCGATAATCAATCGCTCTTAAATTTCATTGAGACATTAAAAGAAGTTAAAATTCTGTATCCCACGATCAAAGTAACTTCTGGCTTAAGCAATATATCCTTTGGAATGCCTTTAAGAAAAGTGGTTAATCAACATTTCTTGACCTTGGCAATTGAGGCGGGTATGGATTCTGCTATCTTAGACCCCTGTAATCGGGATATGGTCACTACCATGTATATAACAAATGCCTTGCTTGGAAAGGATCGTTTATGCAGAAATTATTTAACAGCTTACCGAAAGAATAAAATTGGTCCTGTAAAAGTTGATGCAATTTAA
- a CDS encoding IS1182 family transposase has product MFSIRQERLFSLEEILEMSPKESYPLLLEPLNITPLLRVVSKRAFLGAPTTLNYSAMIYSLFIRVIERIPTIKDLRKRLKNSLEFRFDCGFTMADAVPSESSYTRMIQKIKGSSALEKIQNELVSQAFQEGFIDGDVIAIDATHIEARDRKPEKKKDEEVPVKQTSKKRGRKPKSEREKWLKEQQELEENRPLFEKKIEAQLPLDFKTIEQQIPQDPHWGIKKNSEGKNVFWFGFKGHLLVDCKSQYILKSLLSSGNVNDGKMAIPLLKALHELHPQLKPSYSLLDAGYDYSSIYQQAKAMGSRALIDYNPRNEQLPEDKDKYFCPKCQEGHSYRYDSYDSRYDTLKYTQPKECKECPLKENNQCQKVFKVKVSSDPRKYTVPARGSGRYFELYKQRTAVERVNAYLKEYFQLNNIRHRGNVAKVDFEFSILTYTLCKLAVDRLNKFKRIAAA; this is encoded by the coding sequence ATGTTTAGTATTCGCCAAGAACGTCTATTTTCCTTGGAAGAAATCTTAGAAATGTCACCGAAAGAATCGTATCCGCTTCTATTGGAACCGCTGAATATTACTCCTTTGTTGAGAGTGGTTTCAAAAAGGGCATTTTTGGGAGCTCCAACCACGCTTAACTATTCAGCCATGATCTATTCTTTATTCATTCGAGTGATCGAACGAATTCCTACGATCAAAGATTTACGAAAACGATTAAAAAACAGCTTGGAATTCCGTTTCGACTGCGGCTTTACGATGGCTGATGCAGTTCCTAGCGAGTCCTCTTATACTCGAATGATTCAAAAAATCAAGGGTTCTTCTGCTTTGGAAAAAATTCAAAATGAACTAGTCTCTCAGGCGTTTCAAGAAGGCTTCATCGATGGGGATGTTATAGCCATCGATGCTACTCATATTGAAGCGAGAGACCGTAAACCTGAGAAAAAGAAAGACGAAGAGGTTCCAGTCAAGCAAACCTCCAAAAAACGCGGACGAAAACCCAAATCGGAACGGGAGAAATGGCTCAAAGAACAACAGGAACTGGAAGAGAATCGACCCCTCTTTGAGAAGAAAATTGAAGCTCAACTTCCTCTTGATTTCAAGACGATCGAACAGCAAATCCCGCAAGATCCTCACTGGGGAATTAAGAAAAACTCCGAGGGCAAAAACGTCTTTTGGTTCGGGTTCAAAGGTCATCTTCTCGTGGACTGTAAAAGCCAATACATTTTAAAGTCCTTACTTTCCTCGGGAAATGTCAATGATGGCAAAATGGCGATTCCTCTACTCAAGGCTCTTCATGAACTTCACCCCCAGCTGAAGCCTTCCTATTCGCTTTTGGATGCTGGTTACGATTACAGCTCAATTTACCAACAAGCAAAAGCCATGGGGTCAAGGGCCCTGATTGATTACAATCCACGCAATGAACAACTACCCGAAGACAAGGACAAATACTTTTGCCCTAAGTGTCAAGAAGGTCATTCCTACCGATATGATAGCTATGATTCCCGATACGACACGTTGAAATATACTCAACCCAAGGAGTGCAAAGAGTGTCCTCTGAAAGAAAACAACCAGTGTCAAAAGGTATTCAAGGTTAAGGTTTCCTCAGACCCCAGAAAATACACCGTTCCAGCCAGAGGAAGTGGGCGCTACTTTGAACTCTATAAACAGAGAACAGCCGTAGAACGTGTTAATGCTTATCTCAAAGAGTACTTTCAGTTAAACAACATTCGACATCGAGGAAACGTAGCCAAAGTCGACTTCGAGTTTTCTATCCTGACCTATACCCTCTGCAAATTAGCCGTAGACCGATTGAACAAGTTCAAACGTATAGCTGCAGCATAA
- a CDS encoding cobalamin B12-binding domain-containing protein — translation MKTSRIRVLVAKPGLDGHDRGAKVIARALRDAGMEVIYSGLHQTPEQIVEAAIQEDVDIIGISVLSGAHMTIFPRIKELLKEQNADDILLMGGGTLPEEDIDSLLEGGHAEALFTPGTTTAEIVGWIEKRLEVL, via the coding sequence ATGAAGACAAGTCGCATTCGTGTTCTAGTTGCCAAGCCAGGTTTAGACGGACATGACCGTGGGGCGAAAGTAATTGCCCGGGCATTACGTGATGCAGGAATGGAAGTTATCTATTCAGGATTGCATCAGACACCGGAGCAGATCGTGGAAGCTGCAATTCAAGAAGATGTTGATATCATTGGTATCAGTGTTTTATCTGGAGCGCACATGACAATTTTCCCAAGAATAAAAGAATTACTCAAAGAGCAAAACGCGGATGATATATTATTAATGGGTGGAGGAACGCTTCCTGAGGAGGACATTGATTCACTTTTGGAGGGAGGACACGCAGAGGCCTTGTTTACGCCGGGCACAACTACGGCAGAGATAGTAGGTTGGATCGAAAAGAGACTAGAGGTTTTATGA
- a CDS encoding cobalamin B12-binding domain-containing protein, translated as MIDLQLLTQAVGDLDENTMLTLINDFVSTNPSGEDAQKIVFACQQGMAIVGDLFEKNEYYVGDLIFAGELLSKTIDILKPVLSEVSTQKIGSIVIGTVQGDLHDIGKNIFGSMAEAAGFDVYDLGIDVSPEAFVEKVKEVNPQIVGMSGVLTLAIDSMRNTISALKQGGLKDSVKIIIGGNPVNEDACKQIGADAFTTNAAEGLKICQGWVN; from the coding sequence ATGATCGATTTGCAATTGCTAACTCAAGCCGTGGGTGATCTTGATGAAAATACTATGTTAACTTTGATCAATGATTTTGTTTCCACAAACCCCAGTGGGGAAGATGCTCAGAAGATTGTTTTCGCTTGCCAGCAGGGTATGGCGATCGTGGGAGACTTGTTTGAAAAAAACGAATATTACGTTGGCGATTTGATATTTGCCGGAGAGTTATTGTCAAAAACGATTGATATATTGAAACCGGTCTTAAGCGAGGTCAGTACACAAAAAATAGGCTCGATAGTTATTGGCACGGTTCAGGGAGATTTACACGATATTGGCAAGAATATTTTTGGCAGTATGGCAGAGGCTGCAGGCTTTGATGTCTATGACTTGGGAATTGACGTTTCACCCGAAGCGTTTGTCGAGAAGGTCAAAGAAGTGAACCCTCAAATTGTCGGGATGAGCGGCGTTCTGACTCTCGCTATCGACTCAATGAGAAATACAATCAGTGCCTTAAAGCAAGGGGGTTTAAAAGATAGCGTCAAAATTATTATTGGCGGTAATCCAGTTAATGAAGACGCATGTAAGCAAATCGGTGCAGACGCTTTCACGACAAATGCCGCTGAAGGCCTAAAAATTTGTCAAGGGTGGGTGAATTAA
- the cobO gene encoding cob(I)yrinic acid a,c-diamide adenosyltransferase — protein sequence MAGLILVYTGNGKGKTTAALGLSLRALGHNQRVGFLQFMKGSKNYGEIKITPVLPKLTLVQAGRESFVSYENPDPIDITMAQEGLALARQWLEEDNYDLIVLDEILVAVAFKLISVNQVLELVHKKPPHLDLVLTGRYAAAEIIEIADTVTEMTEIKHAYNQGVEAKAGMEF from the coding sequence ATGGCTGGATTAATACTAGTCTATACCGGAAACGGCAAGGGCAAGACGACTGCCGCTCTCGGCTTAAGTTTAAGGGCTTTAGGCCATAATCAAAGGGTTGGATTTCTACAGTTTATGAAGGGGAGCAAGAATTACGGTGAAATAAAAATAACTCCTGTGCTCCCGAAATTAACACTCGTTCAAGCGGGGCGGGAATCCTTTGTTTCCTATGAAAATCCTGACCCCATAGATATTACGATGGCTCAAGAAGGATTGGCTTTAGCCAGACAATGGTTGGAAGAAGATAATTATGATCTTATAGTACTGGATGAAATTCTTGTCGCAGTAGCCTTTAAATTAATATCTGTTAATCAGGTCTTGGAATTAGTTCATAAGAAACCGCCTCACCTTGATTTGGTTTTAACCGGACGGTATGCAGCAGCTGAGATAATAGAAATTGCCGATACAGTCACCGAAATGACAGAAATAAAGCATGCATATAACCAAGGTGTTGAGGCAAAGGCGGGGATGGAGTTTTGA
- a CDS encoding uroporphyrinogen decarboxylase family protein, protein MSDAVSLTNERNQIFRNLFSGKIPKRVPLSNPATQDFAIEYAGLNLAECQWDLTKLGPVYEKFCQDFRTDTYPGGSIRIPSHYQLLGSKPIVMSSSGFMQHPEVVGLLAEEYDQFISSPYDCIIETILPRLYTEFNGKPGKVAMALAKAVRAQSDDLAFLGTIRAKMTAQYGYATMGVALTEAPFDFMADFLRSFKGISGDVRRYPDKVAAACEAVLPLMIKKGTLPNPSMLGYSFIPLHMAPYLRDKDFASLYWPTFKKLVEALSNMGQTVYLFVENDWMRYLDYLYELPENTIMRFEYGDPRLVKEKLGKKHIISGFYPITLLQTGTKEQCIDKAKELLDILAPGGGYWWQADKSIINLDVNSPVVENLKAVLEYVSENGTY, encoded by the coding sequence ATGTCTGACGCTGTTTCATTGACGAATGAACGAAATCAGATATTTCGTAATCTTTTCAGCGGTAAAATTCCTAAAAGAGTACCACTCAGCAATCCGGCTACTCAGGATTTTGCGATTGAATATGCCGGCTTGAATTTGGCTGAATGTCAATGGGACCTAACGAAATTGGGGCCAGTTTATGAGAAGTTCTGTCAGGATTTTAGAACGGACACATATCCCGGAGGTTCTATCAGAATTCCTTCTCATTATCAGCTTTTAGGGTCAAAACCTATTGTGATGAGTTCCAGCGGATTTATGCAGCATCCGGAAGTCGTAGGTTTGTTGGCCGAGGAATATGATCAATTTATTTCTTCACCCTATGACTGTATTATCGAAACGATTCTCCCTCGATTGTACACTGAGTTTAACGGAAAACCGGGCAAAGTAGCTATGGCTTTGGCTAAAGCAGTACGGGCCCAGTCTGATGACCTTGCTTTTCTAGGAACAATTAGAGCAAAAATGACTGCCCAATATGGCTACGCAACGATGGGGGTTGCTTTAACCGAAGCTCCCTTCGATTTTATGGCTGACTTTCTCAGAAGTTTTAAAGGGATTTCTGGTGATGTCAGGCGTTATCCGGATAAGGTTGCGGCAGCTTGTGAAGCAGTGTTGCCCTTGATGATAAAGAAAGGCACACTGCCGAATCCTTCGATGCTTGGTTATTCATTTATTCCTCTGCATATGGCGCCATATTTGCGGGATAAAGATTTTGCGTCGTTATATTGGCCAACCTTTAAAAAGTTAGTTGAAGCTCTGTCAAATATGGGACAAACTGTCTACTTGTTTGTGGAAAATGATTGGATGAGGTACCTCGATTATTTATATGAATTACCAGAGAATACAATCATGAGGTTTGAATACGGAGATCCAAGACTTGTTAAGGAGAAACTGGGCAAGAAACATATAATTTCCGGATTCTATCCCATAACCTTGCTGCAAACGGGGACTAAGGAGCAGTGCATTGACAAAGCGAAAGAATTATTGGACATTCTCGCTCCGGGTGGGGGGTATTGGTGGCAAGCCGATAAGAGCATCATTAATTTAGATGTCAATTCGCCGGTGGTTGAAAACTTGAAAGCTGTTTTAGAGTACGTATCTGAAAACGGGACTTATTAA
- a CDS encoding DUF6125 family protein → MLNSKDDLTREQAIALLEDFAKRWIAHDGLWFQAIEKVRGLDEAVEQDIEAWRKFTVLEAKRIMSFLDLPKNGGLDALERALKFRLYAFLNIQECTRPDDHTLIFKMLDCRVQSARKRKNLPDHPCKPVGEVEYSLFASTIDSRIKTSCLACPPDPHPEEFYCGWKFTLEE, encoded by the coding sequence TTGTTAAACTCTAAGGACGATCTTACTCGAGAACAAGCCATAGCATTATTAGAAGACTTCGCAAAACGATGGATAGCTCATGACGGACTTTGGTTTCAAGCTATCGAAAAAGTGCGGGGTCTTGATGAAGCAGTTGAACAGGATATTGAGGCTTGGCGGAAATTTACCGTTCTAGAAGCTAAACGCATCATGTCTTTTTTGGATCTGCCGAAAAACGGAGGATTAGACGCTTTAGAAAGAGCCTTAAAGTTTCGCCTTTACGCTTTTCTAAATATTCAAGAGTGTACTCGACCGGATGACCACACCTTAATATTTAAGATGCTCGACTGTCGTGTCCAATCGGCGAGAAAAAGGAAGAACCTTCCTGATCATCCCTGTAAACCTGTAGGAGAAGTTGAATATTCTCTATTTGCCTCGACCATTGATTCCCGTATAAAAACTAGTTGCCTCGCCTGTCCTCCTGATCCCCACCCCGAAGAATTTTACTGCGGATGGAAGTTTACTCTTGAAGAATGA